TGGGGGCACACAGGCCCGCAGCAGGCGCGGGACGCCTAGCTCGCATGTCTAGACACCGCGCGCGAGCAGGGCCTTGAAGTCCGCGCGTGCGCGCTGCGCTTCGGCGCGCGCGACCTCGGAGGCATCGCCGAGACCAAAATAGCCGTGGATCAGGCCGGGGCCTTCATGGTGCTTGACGGGCACGCCGGCGGCCTCAAGCGCCCGCGCATAGGCCACGCCCTCGTCGCGCAGGGGATCGAACCAGGCGGTGGTCACGATCGCGGGCGCGACGCCCGCGAGCGACGGTGCGCGCAGCGGCGAGACGCGCCAGTCAAGGGCGTGATCAGGCTCGGCGAGATAATGGCCGCAAAACCATTCCATGGTGGCGCGCGTCAGGAAGTAGCCCTCGGCATTCTCGGCGCGCGAGGGATAGCGCGCGTTCTCGCCGGCATCGGCGTAAGCGCCGAGGACGTCGGTCACGGGATAGACCAGCAATTGCCCGGCAAGCCTGATGCCGGCGTCGCGGCAGGCAATCGCGGCGGCGGCGGCGAGATTGCCGCCGGCGCTGTCACCGGCAACGCCAAAGCGTTTTGCGTCGCCGCCAAATTCCGCGACGCGGTTGAAGATGTCGCTTACGGCCGCGAATGCGTCCTCGAAGGCACCGGGAAACCGCGTCTCGGGCGGGCGGCGATAATCGACCGAGATGACGACGGCACCGGTCTCGATCGCGAGGTTGCGTGCCTGCCGGTCGTGGGTCTCGATGTCGCCGGCAACCCAGCCGCCGCCGTGAAAGAACACCACGGTCGACGCGGGCGTGGTGCCGATCCGGTAGACGCGGGCAGGAAGCGGCCTGGCGCCGCCGCTCACCTCGATATCCTGCACGGTCTCGACCGGCGGCGGCGGAACGGCGGCGCGGGAGGCAGCCAGTGCACGCAAGGAATCGCGGGCGCTCTGTGGCGTCATCGCGGTGGGATCTCGCAGCGGTAGCAGCGGAATGATCTGGGCGATGACGGGATCGAGCGGTGCGGGCATTGTTCCTCACGGGGTTCTTGGTCTTGCTTGCGGGGTAGCATAGGTTTTGCGTGCCGCATCGGCAACGGTGTTCAAAGCCGGACGAAGGGCAGGGAGATTCACGAGGTGGAGTTCGAAACGCTGGTCCAGTCGCGCCGCAGCGTGCGCGGATTCCGGAACGAGCCGGTGCCGCGTGCGGTGATCGAGGCGATCATCGAGAGCGCCAAGCGCGCGCCGTCGTCGATGAATACCCAGCCTTGGCACGTCCATGTGCTCACCGGCCGGCCGCTCGAGGAGGTTCGCCGCCGCAACATGGAGGAGATGATCGGCGGAGCCAAGGTCAAGCGCGACATCGTCAGCCACGGCGAGTACCAGGGGGTGCATCGCACGCGGCAGGTCGACGTCGCAAAGAAATTGTTCGGCGCGATGGGGATTGCGCGCGACGACAAGCCGATGCGGCAGGACTGGGTGCTGCGCGGCTTCCGCCAGTTCGACGCGCCGGTTTCGCTGGTCCTGACCTACGACCGCGTGCTCGACCCGGGCGCCGTCTGCCATTTCGATCTCGGCGCGCTCTGCTACGGCATCGTGCTCGCGGCGTGGGATCGCGGTCTCGGCTCCGTCATCAACGGGCAGGGTATCATGCGCTCCGACATCGTGCGCGAAGTCGCGAAAATTCCGGAGGACGAGGTGATCATGACCTGCGTCGCGATGGGCTATCCCGACGACGACTTTGCCGCGAATGCGGTGCGCTCGGATCGCGAGCACAATCAGGAGTTTGTGCGGTACGTCGGTTTTGTCGATTAGGACGGCGCAGAGGAGATTATTCTCCGGCAGAAATTTTTGGTGTGGACTCCTTACGGCCTCTTGCAATCTCGAAGATGCGGGAGGAACAATATGCGTCCTGAGAGCTTTGTTGCTGGCGCGAGGGAATTGACATGCGGCGGCTGACTAGCCTGGTTCGACGGTTCTTCGGCCCGCGGATGCGGCGCCCGGTCGATGCGGATCCAAGTCTTCCTTTCACCCCCGAAGAGTTCGGCCGGCTGATTCGTAGCGGCCGGCACGAGGACATGAAGCTGCTGGCCGAAGGGCTGGCCTGCCGGTCCATCCCGCGCCGCGCCAGTCATCGCGCCACCCACTAGACTTGACCCACTAGACTTGGCGCGCTGCGCCGCCATTGCCCGGGGCTCACCGCGTGAGTGCGACCTGCTTGAACGAGGTCACCAGCGCTTTTTCCAGTTTTCCGTCCATCCCGCGCAGGATGTCGTAGGCTTCCGCGCGCGGCATGGTCGGCTTGTAATGCCGGTGCTCGATCAGCGCTGCAAAGATGTCGGAGATCGTGAGAATCCTCACGATGTCGCAGATGCTTTCGGCGCAGAGCGCATCGGGATAGCCGCTGCCGTCGAGATATTCGTGATGGTGGCGAACGGCATCGAGGATCTCCGGCGAGATCTTGTCGTGTCCCTTCAGGAAGTCGTAGCCCGCGACCGGGTGGGTCTCGATCAGGGCGCGTTCCTCCGCGTCGAGGCGGCCCGGCTTGTCGAGAATGGCGAGCGGGATCTGCGCCTTGCCGATGTCGTGGAACATGGCCGCCGAGTAGAGGCGCTCCAGGTCGGTCCTTCCGACACCGAGGCTCAGGCCGAAGTCGATGGCGACGCCGGTCACGAGCAGGCAGTGCTGATAGGTTCCCTCGTGGTGGCGCCGCACCGTCGTGAGCCATTCCGAAAGGCCTCGCGCGGTGATGCGATCGGCAATCTGACGGCCGGCCTCCCTGGTGCCATCGACGTCGAGGGGCTGGCCGAGCGTGACTGCCGTGAACATCGAGGCGATCGCGGTTGCAGCCGCCTCGACCGCGTTGTCGGACTGTGCCGTCGCGCCCGGCGAGGCGGTGGACGGACCCGCTGGATCGGACAGCGCAGACAACAATTGGTTCCGGTTGATCGTACCGGGCAGGACGTGCGTCGCCCCGAGCGCGTAAGCTTGCGAGATACCGACGTGCGAGGTGTGCTCGAGGAGGAATATCCGCTTCTTCGCCTTGGCGAGCTTGCCCGCCCGCCTCTTGATGGCCGCGATGTTGTCGACATCGCGCAGCTCGGCACGGATGACGATGGCAGAGGGCACCTGCGACAGCTTGGCTTCGGCGTCCAGCCGCTCGCCGGCAACGGCAAAACGGTCCTCGAGGATCGCACAGACGCCGGCCAGCTTGTCGGATGTGTCGGCCAGCACATGGACGAAGGAGCGGGCCTGGTCCGTCTCGCGGATGGCGCCCGCATCGACGGGGCTGAAGATGGTTCGCGCGTTCTGCACGGTTTGACCTGGTCTGTCGCGGTTGCAATGGGTGGGATGAATGCCGGC
The sequence above is drawn from the Bradyrhizobium amphicarpaeae genome and encodes:
- a CDS encoding alpha/beta hydrolase, coding for MPAPLDPVIAQIIPLLPLRDPTAMTPQSARDSLRALAASRAAVPPPPVETVQDIEVSGGARPLPARVYRIGTTPASTVVFFHGGGWVAGDIETHDRQARNLAIETGAVVISVDYRRPPETRFPGAFEDAFAAVSDIFNRVAEFGGDAKRFGVAGDSAGGNLAAAAAIACRDAGIRLAGQLLVYPVTDVLGAYADAGENARYPSRAENAEGYFLTRATMEWFCGHYLAEPDHALDWRVSPLRAPSLAGVAPAIVTTAWFDPLRDEGVAYARALEAAGVPVKHHEGPGLIHGYFGLGDASEVARAEAQRARADFKALLARGV
- a CDS encoding HD-GYP domain-containing protein encodes the protein MQNARTIFSPVDAGAIRETDQARSFVHVLADTSDKLAGVCAILEDRFAVAGERLDAEAKLSQVPSAIVIRAELRDVDNIAAIKRRAGKLAKAKKRIFLLEHTSHVGISQAYALGATHVLPGTINRNQLLSALSDPAGPSTASPGATAQSDNAVEAAATAIASMFTAVTLGQPLDVDGTREAGRQIADRITARGLSEWLTTVRRHHEGTYQHCLLVTGVAIDFGLSLGVGRTDLERLYSAAMFHDIGKAQIPLAILDKPGRLDAEERALIETHPVAGYDFLKGHDKISPEILDAVRHHHEYLDGSGYPDALCAESICDIVRILTISDIFAALIEHRHYKPTMPRAEAYDILRGMDGKLEKALVTSFKQVALTR
- a CDS encoding nitroreductase, translating into MEFETLVQSRRSVRGFRNEPVPRAVIEAIIESAKRAPSSMNTQPWHVHVLTGRPLEEVRRRNMEEMIGGAKVKRDIVSHGEYQGVHRTRQVDVAKKLFGAMGIARDDKPMRQDWVLRGFRQFDAPVSLVLTYDRVLDPGAVCHFDLGALCYGIVLAAWDRGLGSVINGQGIMRSDIVREVAKIPEDEVIMTCVAMGYPDDDFAANAVRSDREHNQEFVRYVGFVD